The following proteins are encoded in a genomic region of Sorangiineae bacterium MSr12523:
- a CDS encoding metalloregulator ArsR/SmtB family transcription factor has protein sequence MLSTFEIIAEPSRRRILDLLRADDRAVGELVSEIGLAQPAVSKHLRILREAGLVTAEVDAQRRLYRLRAEPLRELDDWVAPYRPHWEKHLDALERHLASMPDEGMSTRRSRR, from the coding sequence ATGCTGTCGACCTTCGAGATCATCGCCGAGCCGAGTCGCCGGCGCATTCTGGACCTTCTGCGTGCGGACGACCGGGCCGTGGGGGAGCTGGTATCCGAAATTGGGCTGGCGCAACCGGCCGTGTCGAAGCACCTGCGCATCCTGAGGGAGGCGGGGCTGGTCACGGCGGAGGTGGATGCGCAGCGGCGCCTGTACCGGCTGCGTGCCGAGCCGCTTCGGGAGCTCGATGATTGGGTCGCACCGTACCGGCCACACTGGGAAAAGCACCTCGATGCCCTCGAGCGCCACCTTGCATCGATGCCCGATGAGGGCATGTCGACGCGGAGGAGCCGCCGATGA